The Elaeis guineensis isolate ETL-2024a chromosome 13, EG11, whole genome shotgun sequence genome includes a region encoding these proteins:
- the LOC140853413 gene encoding UDP-glucose 6-dehydrogenase 4-like: protein MVKICCLGAGYVGGPTMAVIALKCPSIEVVVVDISVARISAWNSDQLPIYEPGLDDVVKQCRGRNLFFSTDLEKHVSEADIIFVSVNTPTKTRGLGAGKAADLTYWESAARMIADVAKSDKIVVEKSTVPVKTAEAIEKILTHNSRGINFQILSNPEFLAEGTAIQDLFQPDRVLIGGRETPEGQKAVRALKDVYANWVPEDRILTTNLWSAELSKLAANAFLAQRISSVNAISALCEATGANVAEVAFSVGKDTRIGPKFLNASVGFGGSCFQKDILNLVYICECNGLPEVANYWKQVIKINDYQKSRFVNRVVSSMFNTVAGKKIAVLGFAFKKDTGDTRETPAIDVCKGLLGDKAKISIYDPQVTEDQIQRDLAMNKFDWDHPIHLQPMSPTAVKQVTVTWDAYEATKGAHGVCILTEWDEFKSLDYKKIYDNMQKPAFVFDGRNVVDPEKLREIGFIVYSIGKPLDPWLKDMPAVA, encoded by the coding sequence ATGGTGAAGATCTGCTGCCTTGGAGCCGGCTATGTTGGTGGCCCAACCATGGCTGTCATCGCCCTTAAGTGCCCATCCATTGAAGTGGTTGTTGTTGACATCTCTGTTGCCCGTATCTCAGCATGGAACAGCGACCAGCTCCCAATCTACGAGCCTGGCCTTGACGATGTGGTCAAGCAGTGCCGAGGGAGGAACCTGTTTTTCAGTACGGATCTTGAAAAGCATGTATCCGAGGCTGACATCATATTTGTCTCTGTGAACACACCCACCAAAACCCGTGGCCTTGGTGCGGGCAAGGCTGCTGATCTCACCTACTGGGAGAGTGCAGCCCGTATGATTGCTGATGTCGCCAAGTCCGACAAGATCGTGGTCGAGAAGTCCACGGTCCCTGTCAAGACCGCTGAGGCCATCGAGAAGATCTTGACCCACAACAGCAGAGGCATCAACTTTCAGATCCTATCAAACCCAGAATTCCTCGCGGAAGGCACGGCCATCCAAGATCTATTCCAGCCTGATCGAGTGTTGATCGGTGGCCGGGAGACACCAGAAGGCCAGAAGGCCGTTCGGGCTCTGAAGGATGTCTATGCCAACTGGGTGCCTGAGGATCGGATTTTAACAACCAATCTGTGGTCGGCAGAGCTATCAAAGCTTGCAGCCAATGCCTTCTTGGCTCAGAGGATCTCATCTGTGAATGCCATCTCCGCGCTTTGTGAGGCCACCGGGGCCAATGTGGCTGAGGTGGCCTTTTCGGTGGGGAAGGATACAAGAATCGGACCCAAGTTCCTAAATGCCAGTGTTGGTTTCGGAGGTTCCTGCTTCCAAAAGGATATCCTTAATCTAGTCTACATTTGTGAGTGCAATGGCCTTCCTGAGGTGGCCAACTACTGGAAGCAGGTCATCAAGATCAATGATTACCAGAAGAGCCGGTTTGTGAACCGTGTGGTGTCCTCCATGTTCAACACCGTTGCCGGTAAGAAAATTGCTGTGCTCGGGTTTGCATTCAAGAAGGACACCGGAGACACGAGGGAGACTCCGGCAATTGATGTCTGCAAGGGCCTGTTGGGTGACAAGGCCAAGATCAGCATCTATGACCCCCAGGTGACAGAGGACCAGATCCAACGTGACCTCGCAATGAACAAGTTCGACTGGGACCACCCAATCCACCTCCAGCCGATGAGCCCGACGGCAGTGAAGCAGGTGACCGTGACCTGGGATGCTTATGAGGCCACAAAGGGAGCTCATGGGGTCTGCATCCTGACCGAATGGGACGAGTTCAAGTCGCTCGACTACAAGAAAATCTATGACAACATGCAGAAGCCGGCATTCGTATTTGATGGGCGCAATGTCGTGGATCCAGAAAAGCTGAGGGAAATTGGCTTCATTGTTTACTCAATTGGGAAGCCACTGGATCCTTGGCTCAAGGACATGCCTGCTGTGGCCTAA